The genomic segment CTCATCGAGGAACGAGATCGTGTCGACCTCGATGTCGGGGTCCTTTCCGACGCGGTTCGGGTTGGCGTGGTGCCGGGTGTGCTTGGTGGCCCACCACGAGTAGCTCATGCCCACGACTCCGTTGCCGAGGATCCGGGCGAGGCGGTCGTTGGCGGGCCCGGAGGCGAGGATCTGCCGGTGGGCCGCCTCGTGCGAGAGGAACGCCACCTGAGTGAACAGGATGCCCAGCGCTCCGGCGATGAGCAGCTGGAACCAGCTGTCGCCGAGGAGGATGAAGCCGGTGACGGCGCCGCCGAAGGCGAGCGCGATGGCCGCTCCGACCGCGGCATAGAACCACGGGGTGCGGCGGAGGAGGCCGCTCTCTCGCACCACCTGCGACACCTCGGTGTAGGCGCGGGCGACGGGCGGGAACTCCGCGGTGCCGGCGTAGGTCTGACGGACGGGGCCGAGCCGGGGCTCGAGGACGGATGTGGAGATGATGACACCGTTTCCGATGGGGACCGCAGCGGCCGTTTCGAAGCCAGAGGCGGTTGCCCATCGCTGTGCCCAGGCTACGTCGGTCCGTATGAGGCGGCGGGAATATGCCGCGACTCACGGGCGATGGTCAGGTGGCTGCCATGCCGCGGCGCCCGCGCCCGACGACGAAGCGCCCGCCTCGCCGAAGCGAGACGGGCGCCGAAGTCCGATCGCCGGCTCGTGCGAGACGAGCCGAGCGGTGCGGAGCGGATCAGAGGGGGCGGATGTTCGCCGCCTGCATGCCCTTGGGGCCCTGCTCGGCGTCGAATTCGACCTTCTGGTCGTCGCGGAGTTCCTTGAACCCGCTGCCGGTGATCGCGCTGAAGTGCGCGAAGAGGTCGGCCGAGCCGTCATCGGGAGCGATGAAGCCGTAGCCCTTCTCGGAGTTGAACCATTTCACGGTGCCAGTGGCCATCGTGTCTTTCCTTCTACTTTTCGGGCCGCCGGAGCGACCGGGGGTGCCGCGCCGACGAATGCGGAGCGGACGAGGGAGGCGAGCGGGCCGCGTTGCCGGCTCGGAGAGGGATGCCGCGACCGCCGCGCGCGCGGCATCCACGGTCTCATGGGTCCCCAGGGGGACCGCGCGGCTGCTGAAGGCGCTCACTCCTCGCGCGCCGACCTCGACGAAGCCGGCGTACTCGCCGGCGACGGTCGCCACGAAGACGCCGTCGTCGGCTTGGCGCCAGTCGGGCGCAGGGAGGGAGGTGCTGATCATCACGAGGAATCCGAGCTCACGACGATGCGGAGCTCTGCGGAGAAGGGGGCAGCGGCGAGCAGATGCGGCTGCGGGTTGTGCGGTGAGCGTCTGGTTCTGCTTCTCCACGATGAGGCAGAGGGGGAGCGACGCGCATTTCCCCGGACGGGGAACGTTCCACGTTAGCACGTCGAGAGCCGGCCTTCGTCACGATCCGGCTGTCGGCGCGAGCTCAGCGGCGTCACGAACCGGAGTCGCGTCGTGCCGCTAGCCCGGCCCCTGCCCGAATGCAAGTGCTTCACGCCGGTTCCCGGCGCACCGCACAATGGCGGCATGCCCCACCGCTCGCGCTTCGACGTCTCGGCCTGGGGCATCGGCTGGACCGGGTGGGATCCCGAGCGCCAGGCGCGACGGGAATCGGTCTTCTCGCTGTCGAACGGGCACATCGGGTGGCGCGGCACGCTCGACGAGGGCGACCCG from the Microbacterium atlanticum genome contains:
- a CDS encoding cold-shock protein, with the protein product MATGTVKWFNSEKGYGFIAPDDGSADLFAHFSAITGSGFKELRDDQKVEFDAEQGPKGMQAANIRPL